Proteins encoded in a region of the Ralstonia pseudosolanacearum genome:
- the cyoA gene encoding ubiquinol oxidase subunit II has translation MLKPTALPADNPPQGRLAAPPSPIPPRLVALALGALASLLLSGCNLELLSPKGSIGEQEKSLILVALFVMLLVVIPVIVLTLWFAWRYRETNTRAAYAPTWAHSTAIEIVVWGIPCLIVAFLGVLIWNTTHKLDPYRPLASQVEPVEVEVIALNWKWLFIYPQYGVASLNQLAIPVGTPINFRLTAESMMNAFFIPQLGSMVYTMAGMQTQLHLIADTPGVYLGQSAAYSGAGFSDMHFKTLATSREAFDAWVRSAKASANTLDFKTYRGLERPSSRDAVTLFSAVAPKLFDRVIDKYMLANGQVCRADGPESLQAFQPIPSASIGRVEQ, from the coding sequence ATGCTCAAACCTACCGCTTTGCCGGCAGACAACCCTCCGCAGGGGCGGCTTGCCGCCCCGCCCTCACCCATCCCGCCGCGCCTGGTGGCGCTTGCCCTCGGCGCCCTCGCAAGCCTGCTGCTGAGCGGCTGCAACCTCGAACTGCTGTCGCCGAAGGGCAGCATCGGCGAACAGGAGAAATCGCTCATCCTGGTCGCGCTGTTCGTCATGCTGCTGGTCGTCATTCCCGTGATCGTCCTGACGCTGTGGTTCGCATGGCGCTACCGCGAGACGAATACGCGCGCGGCGTACGCGCCCACCTGGGCGCACTCGACCGCGATCGAGATCGTCGTCTGGGGCATCCCGTGCCTGATCGTGGCCTTCCTGGGCGTGCTGATCTGGAACACGACGCACAAGCTCGATCCCTATCGGCCGCTGGCGTCGCAAGTCGAGCCGGTCGAAGTCGAGGTCATCGCGCTGAACTGGAAGTGGCTGTTCATCTATCCCCAGTACGGGGTCGCCTCGCTGAACCAACTGGCAATCCCGGTCGGCACGCCGATCAACTTCCGCCTGACCGCCGAGTCGATGATGAACGCGTTCTTCATCCCGCAGCTGGGCAGCATGGTCTACACGATGGCGGGAATGCAGACACAGCTGCACCTGATCGCCGACACGCCGGGCGTCTATCTCGGGCAGTCCGCCGCCTACAGCGGTGCCGGCTTCTCCGACATGCATTTCAAGACGCTGGCCACTTCGCGCGAGGCGTTCGACGCGTGGGTGCGCTCGGCCAAGGCGTCCGCCAACACGCTCGACTTCAAGACCTACCGCGGCCTGGAGCGCCCAAGCAGCCGGGACGCCGTCACCCTCTTCTCGGCGGTGGCCCCGAAGCTGTTCGATCGCGTGATCGACAAATACATGCTGGCCAACGGCCAGGTCTGCCGCGCAGACGGGCCCGAATCCCTGCAGGCCTTCCAGCCCATCCCGTCCGCGTCCATCGGGCGCGTGGAGCAATAA
- a CDS encoding aminotransferase-like domain-containing protein translates to MEAIQQRNAGPQWDLRITRTGGARYLQIVEFIEQAIGDGRLAAGDRVPPQRSLAKALGVDLTTVTRAYTEAKRRHLIDARGALGTFIAAPRAELARVVDMSMNVPPPPAGLDFQDLLRRGLSQVLLHSDPHLLMTYQLGGGSPADRAAGANWLAQIVGAVDASRLVVCPGAQAALAAVILSHTRPGDAIVTEPLTYPGIRAAAVQLGRRVLTAACDADGMRPDALEAACAQGARLVYLNPTAQNPTTHTMPAARRADIARTAERCGATILEDDPYWLLTPDAPPPLAHFAPARTYYVSTLSKTLSPGLRTAYLLLPAETRGDDLLAALRAFALMAAPVTAALSTQWIQDGSALQLLGGIRTEAFARRELADRWLSGIGQAPPTGIHVWHRLPGHWSTHQLTRAALAEDLRVTPSDAFCDGPNPPNAIRISLGGVDDRAQLSLALRKLAVLLERKPAIGGELVV, encoded by the coding sequence ATGGAGGCCATACAACAGCGGAATGCCGGCCCTCAGTGGGACCTGAGAATCACCCGGACAGGCGGTGCGCGGTATCTACAGATCGTCGAGTTCATCGAGCAGGCGATCGGCGACGGACGTCTGGCCGCCGGAGACCGCGTGCCGCCGCAGCGCAGCCTTGCCAAGGCACTCGGGGTCGATCTCACGACGGTGACGCGGGCCTATACCGAGGCCAAGCGGCGCCACCTCATCGATGCCCGGGGCGCGCTCGGCACCTTCATCGCCGCCCCGCGCGCGGAGCTTGCCCGGGTCGTGGACATGAGCATGAACGTGCCGCCGCCGCCCGCCGGGCTGGACTTCCAGGACCTGCTGCGGCGAGGGCTGTCGCAAGTCCTGCTGCACAGCGACCCGCACCTGTTGATGACCTACCAACTCGGAGGCGGCAGTCCGGCCGATCGCGCCGCCGGCGCAAACTGGCTGGCGCAGATCGTGGGGGCGGTCGATGCATCGAGGCTGGTGGTCTGTCCCGGCGCGCAGGCGGCCCTCGCGGCCGTGATCCTGAGCCACACGCGCCCCGGCGATGCCATCGTCACCGAGCCGCTGACCTATCCGGGGATCCGTGCCGCGGCTGTCCAGCTCGGCCGGCGTGTCCTCACGGCCGCGTGCGACGCGGATGGGATGCGCCCCGACGCGCTCGAGGCGGCCTGCGCGCAGGGTGCCAGGCTGGTCTATCTGAACCCGACGGCGCAGAACCCGACCACGCATACCATGCCGGCCGCGCGCAGGGCCGACATTGCGCGAACGGCCGAACGATGCGGCGCCACGATCCTGGAAGACGATCCCTACTGGCTGCTGACACCCGACGCGCCGCCTCCGCTGGCCCATTTCGCGCCCGCGCGGACGTACTACGTGTCGACGCTGTCCAAAACCCTGAGTCCGGGATTGCGCACCGCCTACCTTCTGCTGCCCGCGGAAACGCGTGGCGACGACCTGCTGGCGGCCCTTCGCGCATTCGCCCTGATGGCGGCCCCCGTGACCGCGGCCCTGTCCACGCAGTGGATACAGGACGGCTCGGCCCTACAGTTGCTGGGCGGCATCCGCACGGAGGCCTTCGCACGGCGCGAACTGGCAGACCGGTGGCTCAGCGGGATCGGGCAGGCGCCGCCGACAGGCATTCACGTGTGGCACCGTCTTCCAGGCCATTGGTCCACTCATCAACTGACCCGCGCCGCACTGGCGGAAGACCTGCGCGTCACCCCGTCCGACGCTTTTTGTGATGGACCGAACCCGCCCAATGCGATCCGCATTTCGCTGGGCGGCGTTGATGATCGCGCGCAGCTGTCGCTGGCGCTGCGGAAACTGGCCGTCTTGCTGGAGCGCAAGCCGGCCATCGGCGGGGAGCTCGTGGTCTGA
- a CDS encoding heme-binding beta-barrel domain-containing protein — protein MNRSSIHGADHITRLRTIGCHDLGKDQYFEKIVITDGPSATNASEQDLVSVSYHQQVFRKSDNKLFHDQVGYWIWDRKNNMIIDSFCIPRGVCATAEGRLKSQNAFNVSTSGPFAEHSFMQKHGKTHDFSIDLSLNQDGTLTYSQKTSLTIYGKQFVHIDSSTLRKKSEM, from the coding sequence ATGAACCGATCCTCCATACACGGTGCTGACCATATAACGCGCCTACGGACGATCGGTTGTCATGATTTAGGTAAAGATCAATATTTTGAAAAAATCGTGATTACGGACGGCCCCAGCGCGACCAATGCGAGCGAGCAGGACCTGGTCTCCGTGAGCTACCACCAGCAGGTTTTTCGAAAATCCGACAACAAGCTGTTTCACGACCAGGTTGGATACTGGATATGGGATAGGAAGAACAACATGATCATTGATTCATTCTGCATTCCGCGTGGCGTTTGCGCGACCGCGGAAGGGAGGCTGAAAAGTCAGAATGCGTTCAATGTCAGTACGTCAGGACCATTCGCCGAGCACTCTTTCATGCAGAAACATGGAAAAACGCATGATTTCTCCATTGACTTGAGTCTCAACCAGGATGGAACGCTCACGTATTCTCAGAAAACCAGCCTGACGATCTACGGAAAGCAATTTGTTCACATTGATTCCAGCACGCTGCGCAAGAAGTCTGAAATGTAG
- a CDS encoding IS5 family transposase, with the protein MKQSDLGLDLSNRRTRKQIFLDEMERVVPWQAFLALITPHAPVKATGRKPFPIEAMLRIHFMQQWFGLSDVAMEEALYDVPLYRQFAGLGGMSRLPDRVSILRFRHLLERHQLAEQFLRTVNAQLSAKGYLLKEGTAVDATLIAAPSSTKNQNGERDPEMHQTKKGNQWHFGMKAHIGVDADSGLVHTVVGTAANVNDVTQAHALVHGKEADVFGDAGYQGVDKREETQKLKVRWHVALRPGKRRALDKTTLVGKLADELERVKARIRAKAEHPFRVIKRQFGHLKVRYRGLMKNTQQLHTLFALSNLWMMRERLMREATA; encoded by the coding sequence ATGAAACAAAGCGACCTTGGCCTGGACCTGAGCAATCGACGCACGCGCAAGCAGATATTTCTCGACGAGATGGAGCGCGTGGTTCCGTGGCAAGCGTTCCTGGCGTTGATAACACCGCACGCGCCGGTCAAGGCGACGGGCCGCAAACCGTTTCCCATCGAAGCGATGCTGCGCATCCACTTCATGCAGCAATGGTTCGGGCTGTCGGACGTGGCGATGGAGGAGGCGTTGTACGACGTGCCGTTGTATCGGCAATTCGCTGGGCTGGGCGGCATGAGCCGGCTGCCGGACCGGGTCAGCATTCTGCGCTTTCGGCACTTGCTGGAGCGGCACCAACTGGCCGAGCAGTTTCTGCGCACCGTCAATGCGCAACTGAGTGCCAAAGGCTATTTGCTCAAGGAAGGCACGGCAGTGGACGCCACGCTGATTGCTGCGCCCAGTTCGACCAAAAACCAAAACGGCGAACGCGACCCCGAAATGCACCAGACCAAGAAAGGCAACCAGTGGCATTTCGGCATGAAGGCGCATATCGGCGTCGATGCCGATTCGGGCTTGGTCCATACGGTGGTGGGGACGGCTGCCAACGTCAACGATGTCACGCAAGCGCACGCGTTGGTGCATGGCAAGGAGGCCGACGTGTTCGGCGATGCCGGCTATCAGGGCGTAGACAAACGCGAAGAGACGCAGAAGCTGAAGGTGCGTTGGCACGTGGCCTTGCGCCCGGGCAAGCGCCGGGCCTTGGACAAGACCACCTTGGTAGGCAAGCTTGCCGATGAACTGGAGCGGGTCAAGGCGCGCATCCGCGCCAAAGCTGAACATCCATTCCGCGTCATCAAACGCCAGTTCGGGCATCTCAAAGTGCGCTATCGCGGCTTGATGAAGAACACGCAGCAATTGCATACGCTGTTCGCTCTGAGCAATCTGTGGATGATGCGCGAGCGACTGATGCGCGAGGCCACTGCATGA
- a CDS encoding ISNCY family transposase, with translation MHGQGTITMSVRELDRLKVIQAVADGHLARWRAAERLGISARHIRRLVLRLQEDGPGGLTSRKRGHDSNRQLPPGLESRVRGLIRDSYADFGPTLACEKLRERHGIDLAKETVRRIMIDAGFWVPRKLRPPKVHQPRNRRACLGELVQIDGSDHRWFEDRAPACTLLVYVDDATGRLMQLLFVPTESTQAYFTATQAYVERHGKPQAFYSDKAGVFRVNARENAEGRGYTQFGRALFELNIDILCANTSQAKGRVERMNGTLQDRLVKELRLRGISSMAAANAFALTFVADFNARFAKLPRSDFDAHRPLRGDEELARIFCWREWRKVSASLTLQYAKVMYLLADRPEHRRLIHCYIEVAEYPDGRIELWADGTSLPYTTYDRLAQVDQGAIVEHKRLGHVLAIAAQVQAQRDDRRQVGPSRTLLGEPPRPAQVSSNVKRQRRINRLDLERAMAEVGPCQSNCVPATSTTALPIPPRKHRTEHKVHDRADI, from the coding sequence ATGCATGGGCAAGGAACGATCACGATGAGCGTGCGTGAACTGGATCGTTTGAAGGTTATCCAGGCCGTGGCGGACGGGCATCTGGCACGATGGCGAGCGGCAGAACGGCTCGGCATCAGTGCGCGCCATATCCGGCGTCTGGTCTTGCGGCTGCAGGAAGACGGCCCAGGCGGGCTGACATCTCGTAAGCGCGGCCATGACAGCAATCGCCAATTGCCGCCAGGGCTGGAATCGCGCGTGCGTGGCCTGATCCGCGACAGCTATGCCGACTTCGGCCCGACCTTGGCGTGCGAGAAGCTACGCGAGCGCCATGGCATCGACCTGGCCAAGGAAACGGTGCGCCGAATCATGATCGACGCCGGCTTCTGGGTGCCGCGCAAGCTGCGCCCGCCCAAGGTGCACCAGCCACGCAACCGGCGAGCCTGCCTGGGCGAGTTGGTGCAGATCGACGGCAGCGATCATCGGTGGTTCGAGGATCGGGCGCCGGCCTGCACGCTGCTGGTGTACGTCGATGACGCCACCGGCCGGTTGATGCAGCTCTTGTTCGTGCCGACCGAATCGACGCAGGCGTATTTCACGGCCACGCAGGCCTATGTGGAGCGTCACGGCAAGCCGCAGGCGTTCTACAGCGACAAGGCTGGCGTGTTCCGCGTCAATGCCCGCGAGAACGCCGAGGGGCGCGGCTACACGCAGTTCGGGCGCGCCCTGTTCGAGCTGAACATCGACATCCTGTGCGCCAACACGAGCCAGGCCAAGGGGCGCGTCGAACGGATGAACGGCACACTGCAGGACCGGCTGGTGAAGGAATTGCGTCTGCGCGGGATCTCGAGCATGGCAGCCGCGAACGCCTTCGCCCTCACCTTCGTGGCCGACTTCAATGCGCGCTTTGCCAAGCTGCCGCGCAGCGACTTCGATGCACACCGGCCGCTGCGCGGCGACGAGGAGTTGGCGCGCATCTTCTGCTGGCGCGAATGGCGCAAGGTGTCGGCGAGCCTCACGCTGCAGTATGCCAAGGTGATGTATTTGCTGGCGGACCGGCCCGAGCACCGGCGGCTGATCCACTGCTACATCGAGGTGGCGGAGTACCCGGATGGGCGGATTGAGTTGTGGGCCGACGGCACGTCCCTACCCTACACCACCTATGACCGGCTGGCGCAAGTTGATCAAGGTGCGATCGTCGAGCACAAGCGCCTGGGGCACGTGCTGGCGATCGCGGCGCAAGTGCAAGCACAGCGCGACGATCGACGGCAAGTCGGGCCATCGCGCACGTTGCTGGGCGAGCCGCCGCGTCCGGCCCAGGTGTCATCGAACGTGAAGCGCCAGCGTCGGATTAACCGGCTGGACCTGGAGCGGGCCATGGCCGAGGTCGGTCCATGCCAGTCCAACTGCGTGCCAGCCACCAGCACCACTGCCCTACCGATCCCCCCAAGGAAACACCGAACCGAGCACAAAGTGCACGACCGTGCCGACATTTGA
- a CDS encoding helix-turn-helix domain-containing protein, producing MARPEVITVSMRELDRLKTVQAVVDGQLRPGVAAERLEITDRQFRRLLERYRQEGPSGLVSLKRGRPSNNRLSVDREAAARGLIREHYGDFGPTLAAEKLRERHGLTLSKEMKIIRLQPASSSALRSPSFQKLRGTRRRMPRCQQESSFLQPAELET from the coding sequence ATGGCTAGACCCGAGGTCATTACAGTCAGCATGCGTGAGTTGGATAGGCTCAAGACCGTCCAGGCGGTCGTGGATGGTCAGTTGCGGCCCGGCGTGGCCGCTGAACGGTTGGAGATCACCGACCGGCAGTTCCGACGGTTGCTGGAACGCTACCGGCAGGAAGGCCCATCCGGGCTCGTGTCCCTCAAGCGTGGTCGTCCGAGCAACAACCGGCTGTCAGTCGACCGGGAAGCTGCTGCGCGGGGTCTGATTCGGGAGCACTACGGTGACTTTGGCCCGACGCTCGCCGCCGAGAAGCTGCGCGAGCGTCATGGGCTGACGTTGTCCAAGGAGATGAAGATCATACGGCTTCAGCCCGCATCGTCTTCCGCTTTACGTTCGCCATCGTTTCAAAAACTTCGGGGCACGCGGCGCAGAATGCCCCGGTGTCAGCAAGAATCTTCGTTCTTGCAACCTGCTGAATTGGAAACATGA
- a CDS encoding alpha/beta fold hydrolase, whose protein sequence is MLDCIVQGLTRETMPSADGMAVPCTMIWGGSDPSHAPTDPTSLHQCAPHAEIEIFEECGHFPDVEAPERFAALLMRHVMRNAMG, encoded by the coding sequence ATGCTCGATTGCATCGTGCAGGGATTGACCCGGGAAACGATGCCATCGGCGGACGGAATGGCGGTTCCTTGCACCATGATCTGGGGCGGCAGCGATCCATCCCACGCGCCGACCGATCCCACCTCATTGCACCAGTGCGCTCCGCATGCGGAGATCGAAATCTTTGAGGAATGCGGGCATTTCCCGGATGTCGAGGCACCCGAGCGGTTTGCCGCGCTTCTGATGCGGCATGTCATGCGCAATGCGATGGGCTGA